The genomic segment CCGCTACACGGAAGACGAACCACCCCTGACCCGGACGGGCCTGCTCCCCGCCGAAAAAGCCAGCCTGGACAGGCACATTTGGATCGCCCGGCCGAACTTGCACGCCCTGGAGGACCCGGTCGAACCCCCACAACTGCTGACCCTGCTCGCGACATTGGCCCCGGCCGGCCCGTGGCGCGACCGCGCCCGCGACGGGCGTGCAACGCCGTAAACGGGTCGGCTAGATGACCTCCTGCCGGCCCTGGTGGGGCTGGTCCAGTTGCTGTTCCCGTTTGCGCTGTTCATCCCGCAGGGATTCCACGGTCTCGGCGAACCGCGCCAGGTTCTGCTTTTCGTCGCTGTCGCCGTACGGGGGAATCGCGAGATCCAGGGCAGTGAGGTGCTGTTCGATGGAGTCCGCGGTCTGCTGCAAGTTGAAACTGCGCTCACGGAACTTGTAGTAGCCCATCGTGGACGTGATGACCGATACGCCGGCTCCGAGGCCGATGAGCAGGCCTTTGCCGGGCTGCGGCGGATCGTATAGGGCGGCGACGGCGGGAATGGCGGCGGAAGAGAGGATCAGCAGCCACTGCAGACCGTTGTGCCAGCGGCTGTACCGCCGCCCCTCGGAACGGAGCCGCCCGACCTCCGCCGGGATGGCGTCCCGATAGGAGTACCGGCGCTCGTACGCGGGACGAGCGACGTACGCGGCTACGAGGACACGCTGTTCCTCGGCCAGCTCGAGATCGAGCCGCAGGTCAGGCACGGACTTCGACGCCTTGGCGCCGTTCTCGCCGACGACCTGCAACGAAGAGGACCGAACAACGAGCAGAACCCCTGCCGCAGTCAGGCCACCGACCGCGATCAGCCCGAGGAAATTGACCATGCCCATGTCGTAGCGGCCCCAGGTACGGGCGGTGACGACGATCAGAGTCGCCAGCAACGCCATGGCCAAGCCCACCACGAGCACCCCGGCCAGAGTCCCTCTGCGCATGCGGGAAATGTCCCGCTTGAGCTGAGCCACCTCCCGCTTGTGCGCGATCAGGGTCCGTATCTGGTCGTCGAAGGCAGGGGCAAGCTGAGTCATGTACGGGGGTCCCTCGTGCTCGTACGACGCCTGATGACTGGTCAGGCGGTCTCGGGAGGGTACCGGGCGCGTCGGACTGATCCGCCCGCACATACGCGAAGACCCCGGCCTCAGCGTTTCCGCTGGTGACGGGGTCTTTGGGCACCTAATACAAGGTGCCCCCGGCAGGATTCGAACCTGCGCACACGGCTCCGGAGAGAGCGCGCCGATCACTATCAACACCCCTTCTGACCTGCGGTGGAGCCCCACCCGGGCACGGCTGGCAGTGTGGCGTGTCGGGCGTGTGTCGCAGGGGCCTCTGCACGCTGTCGGGGGAGCGTGCAGAGGGTTGGTTCCGGCCCTCGTCTCAGGCCGCGAAGGGGAGCCGTGCCGGAGCTGGCGTGAGGTCGTGGAAGTCGTGAACCGAAGGACGCGCTTCGCGCTGCGCGAGCCATCCGGAAACGCGAGGGCCGCCGTTCACCGCAGTGCCCTCACTGACCGTGCGCACATGCGTGAACCCCTGCGCGAGGTAGTAGCGCTGCAACGCCTCGTTCGCAGTCCACGCGTCCAGACGCAGCCATTTCGCCCCGGCGCGGTGAGCCCGGTCACCGGCCCAGTCGAGAAGGCGGCCGCCGATGTTCTGTCCGCCGTACTCGCGTCCCACAGTGAGCTTGTTGACGAACATGCAGGGTTCCCGCAGCTCGTCTTCAGTCCAGAGACCTTCTTCGGCATCCGGGGTCAGCGTGATCGTGGCGGCAGTCATGTGTCCGTCCTGGAGCATGAAGACGTGCCCGGATTCGATCGTGGCGAGCAGCTTGTCAGCCGGGTACGGGCGCTGCCACTGGTCCGTTCCGAGCTGAGACAGCCAAGCCGCCGCCTCCTCTCGGAAGGCAAGCAGCTTGGCCACGTCATGCGGTTCCGCAGGGCAAATCTTCACTGGGGTTCGTTCTCTTCCCGTCCGGCCAGATTGCCGATCTCGTAGTTCATCTGGTTCAGGTCGCCGCGGAAGGTCGTGACTGTGCAGCGAATCGGCCGGTCCTCCGAGTAACCGGTACGGGTCCACAGGAGCACAGGCACCCCGGCGCCGATCTCCAAGAGCCGCGCCTCTTCGGGCGTCGGCATTCGCGCGGCGATCTCGTCGAAGTAGCCGATCTGCTCGATGCCGTACGACGCGAGGTAGCGGGTGGTGCCTTCCTCGATATCGCCGGGCTGAGCGAGCCGGGGAGACTGCTCTGCGAGCCACCCCGGGTACCAGGTGGCTTGTGTGGACCACGGCACGTCATCGACGTACCGGTGGCAGAACCGCAGGACCGTAGTCGAACCAGCATCGACCTTGAGTCGTTCGGCGACGTCCGGGGACGCGGGGGTCATCTCCACTCGGAAGGTCTGATGCGGGCGGCGGCCGGCGTTCGTGACGTCGGTTCTGTACGCGTCCCCGTTCTGAGGGAAGCTCAGGTTCTCGAACCGCGACGCGTTCAGCTTGAAGACCTCGTGGGACCGAACCTCGTACCCCAACCCCTGGCTCGACGAGACGAGCCCTTGGGTCACCAGGAGGCTCAGCCCGTTCCGGACCGTGTTCCGCGAAGCGTCAAAACGCTTCATCAGCTCGCTTTCAGAGGGCAACCGCGCACCCGGCGCGTACGTGCCGCTGTCGATCTCTCGGCGCAGGGCGTCGGCCACCTGTTGGTACTTCGGTTGCTTACTCATGCGCCCATCATGACGCACTCGGTCAACTTGTTGGTACATGTGGGCCCCAATCCCTTGACGACTCACCGTCCGTGGGTGCAACATCACTGCATCAGCTTGTACCAACAAGTTGAGCAAGCGGTGCAATTCCTTTGAGTTGCCGTCGTCTGCACTGAACGCGCTCGGTGAGCCCCGTGAAGACGGGAGCCCCTGACCTGGGGGTTACCGCGCTCATCGAAAGCGATCGTGGCGCCCTCGCGGCGTCTTGAGAACTCAACAGAGTGCTGAGGATTCCCGCCCCACCTCGCAGCAAGAGGGCGGACGCGCACCGGTCCTCTCCGGTGCGCGGTACAGCACAACCCGACCCCTCCGCAGTGCTGCGTGTGCTGCGGCCGGTTGCCTCCGCTGCTCGTCTCGCACGAGCAGCGCTGAGGGGAGCCGGAATTACCGACTTCAACGGCGCGCGACCCCGGTGCTGAACACCGGGGTCGCTGCTCATGCCGTTGCGTCCACGAGAGGACCTCGTCATGTTCGGCAAGCGCAAGGCCGCGACCACTCCCACCGCACAGACCGACCAGTACCGTCTCAAGGCCACCGGCCGACGGGTCACCGTCCTTGAGCACCTCAGCGGCGGTGAGGTCCGTATCGCCATGGACAGCGGCCACATCACGCGGGACGACATCGTCAGTGCCCGCGACATCACCCCCGCCTGACCCGACATTCAGTCCCGTCCCGGCACCGGATCGGCGCCGGGGCATTCAGGTCGCTGTCAGCGGCCGTGCCGCGCATAGTTCGCGGCCATTCAACCGATAACGGTGCGAGCCCCCGGAGCTGGAACTCCGGGGGCTCTGTTGGGGCCGTTGCTACCTGCTAGGGAGAACTCCGACCCATGATGCACATCGCTGCACTTCAGGCGGCCGTTACCGCCGACGGAATCGAGGGCGAGCCGACGGCCGCTGAGCTGGACGCCATCGAACACGAGCTGCCCGCGATCCTCGCCGACGTCGAGTTGCTGGACGCACAGATCATTACCCTGGACCGGGTTCCGAACGAGGTCGACGCCCGACGTCTCCGTCGGGCCCACCGCAAGGTGCTCGCCGCCCGACGCGCCCTCACCAACACGCCCCACGGCATGGCGGGGGGCGCGGCATGAACCGCAAGGGCAAGACCCTGCTGGTGCTCGCGCTGGTCGGCGTGGTCGGCATGGCCTTTCGGGTCTCGTGGAACGC from the Streptomyces venezuelae genome contains:
- a CDS encoding GntR family transcriptional regulator — its product is MSKQPKYQQVADALRREIDSGTYAPGARLPSESELMKRFDASRNTVRNGLSLLVTQGLVSSSQGLGYEVRSHEVFKLNASRFENLSFPQNGDAYRTDVTNAGRRPHQTFRVEMTPASPDVAERLKVDAGSTTVLRFCHRYVDDVPWSTQATWYPGWLAEQSPRLAQPGDIEEGTTRYLASYGIEQIGYFDEIAARMPTPEEARLLEIGAGVPVLLWTRTGYSEDRPIRCTVTTFRGDLNQMNYEIGNLAGREENEPQ
- a CDS encoding GNAT family N-acetyltransferase; the protein is MKICPAEPHDVAKLLAFREEAAAWLSQLGTDQWQRPYPADKLLATIESGHVFMLQDGHMTAATITLTPDAEEGLWTEDELREPCMFVNKLTVGREYGGQNIGGRLLDWAGDRAHRAGAKWLRLDAWTANEALQRYYLAQGFTHVRTVSEGTAVNGGPRVSGWLAQREARPSVHDFHDLTPAPARLPFAA
- a CDS encoding DUF6284 family protein → MMHIAALQAAVTADGIEGEPTAAELDAIEHELPAILADVELLDAQIITLDRVPNEVDARRLRRAHRKVLAARRALTNTPHGMAGGAA
- a CDS encoding SLATT domain-containing protein — encoded protein: MTQLAPAFDDQIRTLIAHKREVAQLKRDISRMRRGTLAGVLVVGLAMALLATLIVVTARTWGRYDMGMVNFLGLIAVGGLTAAGVLLVVRSSSLQVVGENGAKASKSVPDLRLDLELAEEQRVLVAAYVARPAYERRYSYRDAIPAEVGRLRSEGRRYSRWHNGLQWLLILSSAAIPAVAALYDPPQPGKGLLIGLGAGVSVITSTMGYYKFRERSFNLQQTADSIEQHLTALDLAIPPYGDSDEKQNLARFAETVESLRDEQRKREQQLDQPHQGRQEVI